In Isosphaera pallida ATCC 43644, the sequence CCGATTTCCACGGCCACGTCGATGACGGCCTTGAGCGTTTCGAGTGGAACGGTGGTCTCCAGCGCTCTGAGATCCCGAGCGGTAAAGCGTTCCAGATGTTCGCCTAAACGAATAACCGTCATCGAATCTAACGAGTCGGAATCGAAGCCGTCGTAGACCGCTACGACCTGGGCTCCGGCTTTGAGCAGATCAAGGGAAATGGCTTCCAGAAGCGCGAGGATGATGCGTTCTTGAATGGCGGATTCGGTCGGCTCGACTTCCAGCACCATCAACCCGGCGTTGCGAGCCGCTTCGACATGACGCAACGAGGCGGGCGCGACCAGGAGCGGAATGGGCGCGGCGTCGGCCAAAGCGCGTAATCCGCTCCAATCCATCATCGCCGGGGGTAAAACCAAGACCGCTTCGCAGCCTAGTCGATTCACCGACTCGACCGCAATTGACAATAACGGAGACACCTGGGATCGGGACGCGG encodes:
- a CDS encoding DNA integrity scanning protein DisA nucleotide-binding domain protein; the protein is MSPLLSIAVESVNRLGCEAVLVLPPAMMDWSGLRALADAAPIPLLVAPASLRHVEAARNAGLMVLEVEPTESAIQERIILALLEAISLDLLKAGAQVVAVYDGFDSDSLDSMTVIRLGEHLERFTARDLRALETTVPLETLKAVIDVAVEIGREGREGKEVGTLIVVGDARNVLKRSRSLVFDPFKGYRRKDRNLRDPKVREAIKEIAQLDGGFIVSRDGTVESACRLIDAPFTGLSLPKGLGTRHWAGAAITKVTHSIAVVVSQSTGVVRLFKQGEMILRIAPMPRARALRWNNPDSSHSDD